In Pelmatolapia mariae isolate MD_Pm_ZW linkage group LG2, Pm_UMD_F_2, whole genome shotgun sequence, one DNA window encodes the following:
- the LOC134638573 gene encoding putative uncharacterized protein BRD3OS, with the protein MSDMSDPAVVEGRAPRCPARPPLAEKALSEVFGRLRYRDTSLLIWQQQQLEAAPPSTYLSRSQSAWYSNYGNQAVLVRDRRGADEGRSRICSIM; encoded by the coding sequence ATGTCAGACATGTCTGATCCAGCTGTCGTAGAGGGACGGGCTCCTCGCTGTCCCGCTCGGCCCCCCCTGGCAGAGAAGGCGCTGTCCGAGGTCTTCGGGCGGCTGCGGTATCGCGACACGTCACTGCTcatctggcagcagcagcagctggaagCAGCACCGCCCTCCACCTACCTGAGCCGCAGCCAATCGGCCTGGTACAGTAACTATGGCAACCAGGCAGTCCTGGTCCGAGACAGGAGGGGTGCGGACGAGGGGCGGTCCCGGATCTGCAGCATCATGTGA
- the LOC134638583 gene encoding inactive phospholipid phosphatase 7-like codes for MPSSQAQFRARDRNNVLNRPEFLSLNQPSRREQAVGEGRGGGGPRRPAFRQQSQQDSTGGRGARESSESGPTADSGGAKDASRWPEQDCMQLNPSFKGIAISSLLAIDISLSKRLGVCVGARGSGAPLRPMITLLALTGHALPWICGTLICLWRSSTLAGQEVLVNLLLALILDLMTVAGMQKLVKRRGPWDFPPSFFDYIAMDMYSFPAAHASRAVMVSKFLLNHLVLAVPLRILLCLWAFLVGVSRVLLGKHHLSDVGCGFALGFLHFSLVESVWLDSATCQTLISIGTLGWTLV; via the exons ATGCCCAGCAGCCAGGCCCAATTCCGGGCCAGAGACCGCAACAATGTCTTGAACCGGCCCGAGTTTCTGTCCCTGAACCAGCCATCCCGCCGGGAACAGGCGGTGGGGGAGGGACGCGGGGGCGGAGGTCCGAGGAGACCTGCGTTCAGACAGCAGAGTCAGCAGGACAGCACAGGGGGGAG GGGGGCCAGAGAGTCCTCCGAGAGCGGTCCAACTGCTGACAGCGGCGGTGCGAAGGATGCCTCCCGCTGGCCGGAGCAGGACTGCATGCAGCTTAACCCGTCCTTCAAAGGTATCGCCATCAGCTCTCTGCTCGCCATTGACATCAGTCTGTCGAAGCGTCTAGGGGTCTGCGTGGGAGCCCGTGGCTCCGGGGCCCCGCTGCGCCCCATGATCACCTTGCTGGCCCTCACAGGCCACGCCCTCCCCTGGATCTGCGGCACCCTAATCTGCCTGTGGAGGAGCAGCACGCTGGCTGGACAGGAAGTGCTTGTCAACCTGTTGCTGG CGCTGATACTAGATCTGATGACAGTTGCTGGGATGCAGAAGTTGGTCAAACGTCGGGGACCGTGGGATTTCCCGCCAAGCTTTTTTGACTACATTGCCATGGATATGTACTCGTTCCCAGCAGCCCACGCCAGTCGGGCCGTCATGGTGTCCAAGTTTCTGCTGAACCACCTGGTGCTGGCG GTGCCTCTGAGGATCCTACTCTGCCTGTGGGCCTTTCTGGTGGGCGTGTCTCGGGTGTTGCTGGGGAAACACCACCTGTCAGACGTAGGTTGCGGCTTTGCACTTGGCTTCCTGCACTTCAGCCTGGTGGAGTCGGTGTGGCTGGACTCGGCCACCTGCCAGACGCTCATCTCCATCGGCACGCTGGGCTGGACTCTGGTCTGA